In Caballeronia sp. NK8, the DNA window ATGCGAAGCGCGGATGGTGACCGTCTGTGCGCCATCGCATCCGCTGGCGGCGATCGCGGGACCGATTTCGCGAGAGGATTTTGGCCGGCACATCCAGCTTGTCGTAACCGACAATCAGCCCGACGCAGAGAAGACACAGCAGGGGGTCGCAAGCGGACGCCAGTGGCTGGTGAACGACCTCGGCGCGAAGCACGATCTGCTGAGGGGGGGCTTGTGCTGGGGGCACATGCCGCATCATCTGGTCGCGGACGACCTCGTGCACGGAATGCTCGTTGAACTGCAACGGCGTGCCTGGCACATGCGTCCACTTACGTTCATGATCTCGCAGCGGCGGGGGTACTCGTTTTCCGCATGCGACACGCAACTGGTCGCGCTCCTTGGCAATCGTCAGCGCTTGCCAAAGGATGCAAGCCGGCGCTCCGTATCACGCAAAGGCAAGAAGGCTTGAACGCGCTCTTTCTGTATCGGCGTGCGGCAGCCGAATGAGTATCGATGACCGGCATCGGAAGCAAATTCGCTTGAGCACCGGAATTCGGTCTTGGACCGGGTCCAGAGCGACCAGGCGGGAGCAAAGGAAAGGGAGGCAGGATGCTCGACTTGAAGCTATTGAAGACGTTCGTGGTAGCGGGCGATCTGTTGCATTTTGGCCGTACCGCCGAGGCACTTCACTCGACGCAGCCCGGTGTGACGCAACACATTGCCCGGCTCGAAGAGCAACTAGGCGTCCAGTTACTTCGGCGCAGTAAGCGCGCCGTATCGCTCACCGAAGCGGGAAAGACACTACTTCGGCAGGCATCGCAAATGCTCGCGCTAGCGGATCGCATGCATGCCGATGCGCGCGCGATGGGCGATGGTTTGGACGGCCACCTGCTGATTGGACTTTCATCTGCGATCATTCATAGTACCGTGCCTGCGGATATCAGGGCCTTTCGCCACGCTCATCCGCTGATTCGAATATCCCCGACCGTCGAGAGTGCGGACCGTTTGTATGAGTTGCTCGATGCGTCGCTCGTCGACGTTCTCGTCACCACACTACCCAAGCGCGACGATCAACTCCACAACGTAAAACTCCAATCGCGCATCGAGATGGGAGTTGCATTGCCAAGCGATCATCCGCTCGCGAAAGAGCCGATGCTGTCGATCGGCGATCTTGCCGGTGAACCCTTCTACACGGTGCCGCGCGACCGTCATCCCGAGGTGTACGACAGTCTCACTGCCATCATCAGGCGGCGCGGCCGGCCGGCTCGCATCGTGGGTCATGAGATTTCTTTCACTAATCTGCTCGCGCGAGTAGCGCTTGGCGACGGCGTAGCACTCGTGCCTAGCGCCTACGCGGGCATCGCGACACCCGGCGTGAATGTCGTGCCGATCAGTGACGCATCATTGTCGACGCTTCAAACGTATCTGGTTTATCGGCGTGACCGTGGCGAGGTCGCCGTCGAACATTTTATTCGAGTGATGAGAGAGCGAAACGGTGCGTCAGGACTACGTCAAACGCGCGTCGTTAATAAGCGTTCGTTATCAAAGGCGACGAAATAATAATTGGCGCGGTAATGCAGAAACATTCATCATCTCAAAGATTTCGCTGAAAGGGCGTTGCCTTCGTCATGAAGCAGGCGCGAACATCACAATGTTGCGCACACAGGCTCACCGACGTTGAAGTGATTCCCGCCGCCAAAGAACAGGAGGTCGAATGAATATCGATATCGTGCCAGGCGCGAACACGCTTGCGGACTGGTACGCCGTTTACGCTCAAGGCGCAACCGCGTTACTGGGTGATGCGGCCCGCATCAACGTCATGCGCTCGGCGGCGATGGTTGACGAAATGATTGCGAAGGGCGACCCCGTGTATGGGGTGAATACCGGTTTCGGCAATCTGTCGAATCGACGGATTGATGCAGCCGACCTGCATACGTTGCAGGAGAATCTCGTTCTTTCGCATACGGTCGGCGTGGGCGATCCACTGCCGGAGGGTGTCGTGCGCCTCGTTATCGCGCTCAAGCTGGCGGCGCTGTCGTTGGGTGCATCCGGTGTGCGCGGCGAAGTCGTCGGGTTGCTCGAACAGATGCTGGTGCGAGGTGTGTTGCCGATGATACCGGGGCAGGGTTCGGTCGGTGCATCCGGAGATCTTGCGCCGCTGGCCCATCTCTCGGCGGTGATGATCGGCCGGGGCCGCGCGACATTCAACGGCGAGCTGCTGAGCGGCGCGGACGCATTGTCGCGCGCTGGACTGAATCCTGTCCGATTCGGTCCGAAGGAAGGACTCGCGATGCTGAATGGCACGCAAGTATCCACGGCCTTGTGCCTCGCTGGAATGTTCGAAATCTGGCGCGTTGTGCAATCGTCACTGGCCGTTGCAGCGCTGACCTTCGAGGGCGCGCTTGGGTCGACCGCGCCTCTCGATCCGCGCATTCACGCGCTCAAGCCGCATCGCGGGCAGGTCGAGGTCGCCGCTGCTTTGCGCAATTTGCTCAAGGAAAGTGAGTTCCGCGAGTTGCAACGCATTAAGGGACGCTTGCAGGATCCCTACAGCTTGCGCTGCATTCCTCAGGTGATGGGCGCATGCCATGAAGTGTTTCGCTTCGCCTGTGCGATGCTTGAAACCGAGGCGCGCAGCGCGTCGGACAACCCGCTGATCCTCGTCGATAACGGTGACGTCATCTCTGGCGGCAACTTTCATGCGGAACCCGTCGCGTTCGTCGCCGATGCGCTTGCAAACGTCGCGGCCGAGACCGGCGGCATGGCCGAGCGGCGTATCGCATTCCTGCTCGATGGATCGATGAGTGGTTTGCCGCCATTTCTGACGGGCACCAGCGGACTGACGTCTGGTTTCATGAGCCTGCAGATCACGGCGGCTGCGCTCGTAGCGGAAAACCGTCAACGTTCGCATCCCGCGTCGGTCGAGAGCGTTCCGACGGTGGGCAATCAGGAAGATCATGTATCGATGGCTACGCACGGTGCGCGCCGTCTTCTGGATATGGCGCGCAACGCGAATTCGATCGTCGCAATCGAGCTTCTCGCCGCAACGGAAGCGATGGATTGTCACGGTGCGTTGCGCTCGTGCGCGACGCTCGAATTGCTTCGTTCCGCCGTGCGCGAGCGCGTGCCCTCGATGGCCACGGACTGGGAGTTCTCTAGCGCGCTGGACCATGCACAGTCGCTTGTGAGCAGCGGCGAACTCGCGAGGCTCGCTGGATTGGATCTCGTACCACGTTTCGAAACATGAACGTGTCCAAGAGATGGGGCGTCGCTTGTGCGATTTGTGTCACTGCGATCGAGGCGGTGCATGCTGTCTATGGGATTGGGCAAGGTTCATGCTAACCCCCGACTATCTTTCCAAACTAAAACTCGTTCCGGAGAGCGAACGCTTCGCTCGGTTACCCGAACGGGTCGGCAATTCGATTGCTGATCTGGACGTCGTTGTGTTCAACGTGCCCGACGATGCATCGGATACCGATGCATGCATGGCTCGTTACGATATTCCGGTTGAAGACAATGCCAACACCATCATCGTGCGATTCAAGAAGAATGGCGCTGAGCACCTTGCGGCGATAGTTGCGCTCGCGGACAAACGAATCGACGTCAATGGCGCTGCCCGGAGAGCGCTAGAGGCAAGCCGCATATCGTTCGCTTCCCGCGACGACGCTGTCAACGCTTCTGGAATGGAATACGGTGGTATCACGGCGTTTGGTCTGCCTGTCGGCTGGCGAATACTGGTGGATGCGGCTGTGCTGGAGCGGAAGATGATTGTCATGGGCGCTGGAATACGAGAGGCGAAGCTTCTCTTGCCACCTTCAGCGTTGTTGAGTCTCTCAGGTGTTAGCGTGGTCTCACTGGCCAAGCCGAATTCGTAAGATGATGACGATGTGAGCGTGTCGGACATTTCTCGGCACTGGAGCAACCGGAACCGCTCGCGGCAATGGCAGCAATCCGCTACGGGGCCGCCTTTGAGCGCGACCAGCGCCAACGTCCGCAAAGGCCGACGAGCCGACCACTCCGCGCGTGAAAACGCCTTTCGCCAAACCTGACGCTTTGCCGCCCGCCCTAACGCTCCGCTCACGCAGCAACCTCCCCCAGCAACGGATAATCGTTATACCCAGCCTCGTCGTCCCGATAAATCGTTTCCACATCGACCTCGTTGAGCCGTGCGCCGCGTCTGAAGCGCTCGACCAGGTCCGGATTCGCCACGAAGGGACGACCGAACGCCGCAGCATCTCCCTCCCCGCGTGCGATGGCACGTTCGGCACTTTCCTTCGTCAGCCCCTCGTTGAGAATGAACGCACCCTTGAAGATGCGCCGCACTGCACGCCCAATGCGCTCATCCCCGCGCTCAATCGATTCGCGAGCAAAAATAAAAGCAATGTGACGCTTATCGAGCTGCTCTGCCACATAGGCAAACAGTGCGCGGGGATTGGAATCATGCATCGAATATGAACTCGACATCAAGTTCAGATGCACGCCGATGCGATCGGCGGGCCAGACGGTCAGCAGCGCATCGACCGCCTCCAGCAGAAAGCGTGCGCGGTTCTCGATCGATCCGCCGTAGCGATCCGTTCTCTGGTTCGATCCGTCATGAAGAAACTGATCGAAAAGATAGCCGTTCGCCGCATGCAGTTCGACGCCATCGAAGCCGGACCGTTTCGCGTTTTCAGCGCCGCGGCGAAAATCCTCGACGATGCCGGGAATTTCCTCAGTCAGAAGCGCGCGCGGAACGGCGTAGGGACGCATGGGCCGAACGCGATTGACATGACCTTGCGGTGCGATTGCGCTCGGCGCAACCGGTGGCTGTCCGTCATGGTAGACCGGGTCCGACACTCGACCGACATGCCAGAGTTGCGACACGATCAAGCCGCCCACATCGTGAACGGCGGAAACGAGTTTTGTCCATCCTTCAACCTGCTTCTCGCTCCAGATGCCCGGCGTGTTCGGATATCCGACGCCCTGCGGCGTCACCGACGTCGCTTCGCTAATGATCAGACCGGCCGTTGCGCGCAGTGCGTAGTGATGTGCATTGAGCGGGCCCGGAGCACGTTCATCGAAGGCACGCATGCGCGTGAGCGGCGCCATGACGATACGGTTTCGTAACCTGAGCGCGCCGATCTGGACGGGGTCAAAGAGTGTCGGCATCTGAAAATCCTCGCTGGTACTTGATGTAACAAGATTAGTTACATCGTAGCCATCTCTCGGCTCACGAACAATGTCGAGGCTGGAATGCTCTATTGTCGAAAAGCATTGTGCAAACAGCCAGCGTCACACCGATAAGCCCGTTTGACGCTTTCAGATGTAACCAATATAGTTATATCTGAAGACGAAGATCATGACGATATGAGCGCAAATAGCCGCCTGACGATCGCAACACACATTCTCACCTGGATGGCGCTCGTCGCGCGCAGGGAAACCGATCCGGTCACGTCCGACCGCATCGCGGCGAGCGTGAACACCAATCCAGTGGTGATTCGCCGCATGCTCGGTTATCTGGCGAGGGCGGGTCTGGTCGAGAGCTATCGAGGCGTGAACGCGGGGTGGCGCCTCGCCAGACGGGCCGACGAGATTACCTTGCTCGATGTGTTCGATGCACTCGAAGAGGGCGCGCAGTTCGCGCTTCATGCTTCGAAACCCAGTCAACGATGTCCGGTGGGAAAGGGCATCGGTTCGCCGCTGAGCCGTGTGTATGACTCCATCGACCATGGCATGCGTACGACACTGGCCAGAAAAACAATCAAGGCGATTCTGACCGAGACGCTCGCATCCAAGCGATAACCCGCGCGGCCGGTAGATAACTTCACTCAAAAGCCGCTCAACTATGTAACACTACTGTCATACATCAGTTTTCAACCGCCTGACGTCAGCGTCACGTCCTGTTGTGAGGAAATCGATCTGCCGTGCTGGTTCTTCTCAATCTGCTCTCCGGCGTCGCCCTTCTCGTGTGGGGCTCGCATATCGTCCGTACTGGCATTCTCCGGGTGCTCGGAGCCGATCTCCGCGCGATTCTCGGGCGTAGCACCCGAAGCAGAATGCGCGCGTTTCTCGCGGGCATCGGCGTAACCAGCCTCGTACAGAGCAGCAATGCCACAGCCGTCATCATCACGTCGTTCGCCGCGCAAGGGCTCGTTCCGCTGACGGCCGGACTGACCGTCATGCTCGGCGCGGATGTCGGCACCGCGCTCATGGCGCGCGTGCTCACGCTCGATCTGTCGTGGCTTTCGCCGATTCTCATCCTCGTCGGCGTGCCCTTGTTCCTCACGCGCAAGCAGACCCGGGCCGGACAGATCGGGCGCACGATCATCGGGCTCGGACTGATTCTTCTCGCGCTTCATCTGATCGTCGAGGCAGCGCAGCCGATGACGCAGGGCGCCGGCGTGCGCGTGATGTTCGGCGCCCTCACCGGCGACACGATGCTCGATGCGCTCGTGGGCGCTGGTTTCGCGATGCTCTCGTACTCGAGTCTCGCCGCCGTCCTGCTGACGGCGACACTGGCCCAGTCAGGGGTGATCTCGCTTAAGGTCGCGCTGTGTCTGGTCGTCGGCGCGAATCTCGGCAGCGGACTGCTGGCCCTGCTCAACGCCTTGCCGCAGAACGCGGCGGCGCGGCGTCTTTCCGCAGGCAGCTTTGCGTTCAAACTGGCGGGCGCGATCCTCATCTTGCCGTTCGCATCGCTGCTCGCGCGCGGCCTTTCGGTCGTGATATCGAATCCGCGCGAAGCGGTGGTCGGATTTCACGTGATCTACAACGTCGTGCGCTGCTGCGCCTGCGTCACGCTGGTCGATCGCGTCGCCGCGATCAGCCGACGCCTGCTGCCCGATCGCGCAGTCGCGACAGGCGAGTTGCGTCCGCTTTACCTCGATCCTGCCGGGCTTGCGACGCCGAGCCTCGCGCTCGCGAACGCGTCGCGGGAAGTGCTGCGCATCGGCGACATCGTGCGCGTCATGCTCGACAACGTGTCGAATCTCTTCAGAAGCAATGATCTCGCCGTCGCGCGCGAAACGATGCGGATGGACGACGACGTCGACCAGCTCTATGCGGAAGTGAAAAGCTATCTGACACTGATCTCTCGCGAGCAACTCGACCAGGCGGAAAGCCGCCGCTGGACCGACGTCATTTCGCTGACGATCAATCTCGAACACGCCGGAGACATCATCGAACGAATCGTGGGCGATATCGAAGAGAAGAAGATTTCCCAGCGTCTCGCCTTCTCGGAGCAGGGTCTCGGCGAACTCGACGATCTGCATGCGCGACTCGTGAGCAATCTGCGGCTCGGACTGTCGGTGTTCCTCAACAACGACCTGCGATGCGCCGAGCAATTGCTGGCGGAAAAGGAGCGCTTCCGCGATCTCGAACGGGCGTATTCGCACAAGCATCTGGACCGTCTCGCGGGGCAGACCTTGCGCAGCATCGAGACCAGCGCGCTGCACCTCGATCTCATCAGCAATATGAAGCGATTGAATTCGCTCTTCTGCTCGACGGCGTATCCGGTGCTCGAAGCGGCCGGCGCGCTGCACGATACCCGCCTGCGCAAGCGTTCTCTAGACACGCTGCACGTCAAGGAGTGACCGCACCCAGCTTACATTCGCCAAAACGCGCGCTCGTACTTTTTTGGCAGCTTGCAAATCCGGGGAATTGAATTTAGCCTGCATCGGCAATCGGCGGATCTCTTCAACGCACTATCTTCCTTTCGGGAACAGCGATGACGATGAAGCGTATCTGGGCGTGCCGTGTCCTTTCGATCACCACAGCGGCGGGACTCACCGGGGGCGGCATCGACGCTGCATCGGCTGCCCCACCCGACGCGCTCGTCGCCGCCGCGAAGCAGGAAGGGCAGTTGACTACGATCGCATTGCCGCACGACTGGTGCGGCTACGGCGCGCTGATCGCCGCATTCGAGAAGAAGTACGGCATTCACGTCAACGAACTCAACCCGGACGCGGGCTCCGGCGACGAGATCGAAGCCATCAAGGCGAACAAGGGCAACAAGGGTCCGCAGGCGCCGGATGTAATCGACGTGGGTCTGTCGTTCGGCCCGTCCGCCAAGAATGACGGCTTGTTGCAGCCCTACAAGGTCGCGACGTGGGATTCGATCCCGGCTGCGTCCAAGGATGCCGACGGCTATTGGTATGGCGACTACTACGGCGTGCTCGCCTTCGAAGTCAACGCCGACATGATCGACAAGCCACCGGCCGATTGGGGCGATCTGCTCAAGCCGGAGTACAAGAATGCGGTCTCGCTCGCCGGCGATCCGCGCTCGGCCAATCAGGCCATTCAGGCGGTCTACGCTGCAGGCCTGTCGCAAGGCAAGGGCGATGCGACCAAGGCCGACCAGGCGGGCCTGAAGTTCTTCGCCGATCTGAACAAGAGCGGCAACTTCGTGCCGGTGATCGGCAAGGCGGCGTCGCTCGCGCAAGGCACGACACCGGTCATCGTGCGCTGGGATTACAACGCGCTTGCGGATCGGGACACGCTCAAGGGCAATCCGAAAGTGCAGGTGATCGTGCCGAAGACAGGCGTCGTGGCCGGCGTCTATGTGCAGGCGATCAGCGCCTATGCGCCTCATCCGAATGCTGCGAAACTGTGGATGGAATTCCTCTACTCCGATGAAGGGCAGCTCGGCTGGCTCGCCGGATATTGCCATCCGATGCGCTACAACGAACTCGTCGCGCAGAAGAAGGTGCCGCAGGCGCTGCTCGCGAAGCTGCCGCCCGCATCGGCCTATAGCAACGCCGTCTTTCCGACGCTCGAGCAGCAGAACGCCACGAAAGACGCCGTGACCAAAGGCTGGGATCAGGTCGTAGGCGCGAATGTGAAGTAGCGCGCGAGACCGCCGAGATGAGCGCATCGCCGCAACCGGGCGCGTCGGGCCCGGACTTGCTGACGCCGGCCGCGCCCGCGCCGAAGTCCGGACCCGCGCGCGCTGGCGCCGAAACGAGCTGGCTGACGTATGCGGGCGTCCTGCCGTTTTTCGCGTTCGCGCTGCTGTTTCTTTTGCTGCCCACCGCCTTTCTGATGATCGGCGCGTTTCAGGACGCGCAGGGCCACTTCACGCTGGCGAACCTGCGCGAACTGTTTCAGCCAGCCGTGCTGGATGCCTACTGGATCAGCGTGAAAGTAAGCGTTGCTTCTGCAGCGGGCGGCGCGCTCTTCGGGACATTGCTCGCGTGGGCCGCGGTGCAGGGCCGCTTGCCCGCGTGGATGCGCCCGACGCTCATGACCTTTTCAGGCGTCGCGTCCAACTTCGCGGGCGTGCCGCTCGCCTTCGCGTTCATCTGCACATTGGGGCGGGTGGGGCTTGTCACTGTGCTGGCGAGAAAATACCTCGGCTTCAACCTCTATTCCACCGGCTTCAGCATTCTCAGTTTCCTCGGGCTGACCATCACATACCTGTATTTCCAGATTCCGTTGATGGTGCTCATTCTCACGCCAGCGCTCGATGGTCTGAAACGCGAGTGGCGCGAAGCGTGCGACTGCCTGGGCGGCACGGCGGCGCAGTACTGGCGCCATATCGGCTTGCCGGTGTTGTGGCCGAGCCTCCTCGGGGCGACGCTGCTTCTGTTCGCCAACGCATTCGGCGCGGTGGCCACGGCGTATGCATTGACCGGCAGCTCGCTCAACATCGTGCCGATTCTGCTGTACGCGCAGATTCGCGGCGACGTTCTGCACAACCAGAATCTCGGTTACGCGCTCGCGCTCGGCATGATCGTGGTCACGGGACTGTCGAACGGCGGCTACATCTGGCTGCGCGCGAGAGCCGAAAGGGGACGCCGATGAAAACGCAGTCGCGCGCGGGCGCCTGGATCGCGATGATCGTCGGCGCACTGTATTTCCTCATACCACTCGCGGCGACCTTCGAGTTCAGTCTGCGCATGCGCCGCGACGCATACAGTTTCGATGCCTACCGTGTCGTCCTCGGCGACCCGCATTTTCAGGCTTCGTTCGGCTATTCCGTGCTGATGGGCTTGCTCACCATCGTGATCGGCGCGCTGCTCGTCGTGCCGACTGCGTACTGGGTGCAATTGCGTCTTCCGAGGCTGCGGCCTGTCGTCGAGTTCATCACCTTGCTGCCGCTCGTGATACCGGCGATCGTGATCGTCTTCGGCTATCTGCGCATCTACAACAGCAGTTCGATTCTGCCGCTCACCGGCAACGAGCGCGCGACCGATCTGCTGCTCGTGTTCGGCTACGTCACGCTCTCGCTGCCCTA includes these proteins:
- a CDS encoding Na/Pi cotransporter family protein; the protein is MLVLLNLLSGVALLVWGSHIVRTGILRVLGADLRAILGRSTRSRMRAFLAGIGVTSLVQSSNATAVIITSFAAQGLVPLTAGLTVMLGADVGTALMARVLTLDLSWLSPILILVGVPLFLTRKQTRAGQIGRTIIGLGLILLALHLIVEAAQPMTQGAGVRVMFGALTGDTMLDALVGAGFAMLSYSSLAAVLLTATLAQSGVISLKVALCLVVGANLGSGLLALLNALPQNAAARRLSAGSFAFKLAGAILILPFASLLARGLSVVISNPREAVVGFHVIYNVVRCCACVTLVDRVAAISRRLLPDRAVATGELRPLYLDPAGLATPSLALANASREVLRIGDIVRVMLDNVSNLFRSNDLAVARETMRMDDDVDQLYAEVKSYLTLISREQLDQAESRRWTDVISLTINLEHAGDIIERIVGDIEEKKISQRLAFSEQGLGELDDLHARLVSNLRLGLSVFLNNDLRCAEQLLAEKERFRDLERAYSHKHLDRLAGQTLRSIETSALHLDLISNMKRLNSLFCSTAYPVLEAAGALHDTRLRKRSLDTLHVKE
- a CDS encoding LysR family transcriptional regulator; translation: MLDLKLLKTFVVAGDLLHFGRTAEALHSTQPGVTQHIARLEEQLGVQLLRRSKRAVSLTEAGKTLLRQASQMLALADRMHADARAMGDGLDGHLLIGLSSAIIHSTVPADIRAFRHAHPLIRISPTVESADRLYELLDASLVDVLVTTLPKRDDQLHNVKLQSRIEMGVALPSDHPLAKEPMLSIGDLAGEPFYTVPRDRHPEVYDSLTAIIRRRGRPARIVGHEISFTNLLARVALGDGVALVPSAYAGIATPGVNVVPISDASLSTLQTYLVYRRDRGEVAVEHFIRVMRERNGASGLRQTRVVNKRSLSKATK
- a CDS encoding alkene reductase translates to MPTLFDPVQIGALRLRNRIVMAPLTRMRAFDERAPGPLNAHHYALRATAGLIISEATSVTPQGVGYPNTPGIWSEKQVEGWTKLVSAVHDVGGLIVSQLWHVGRVSDPVYHDGQPPVAPSAIAPQGHVNRVRPMRPYAVPRALLTEEIPGIVEDFRRGAENAKRSGFDGVELHAANGYLFDQFLHDGSNQRTDRYGGSIENRARFLLEAVDALLTVWPADRIGVHLNLMSSSYSMHDSNPRALFAYVAEQLDKRHIAFIFARESIERGDERIGRAVRRIFKGAFILNEGLTKESAERAIARGEGDAAAFGRPFVANPDLVERFRRGARLNEVDVETIYRDDEAGYNDYPLLGEVAA
- a CDS encoding YbaK/EbsC family protein, which produces MLTPDYLSKLKLVPESERFARLPERVGNSIADLDVVVFNVPDDASDTDACMARYDIPVEDNANTIIVRFKKNGAEHLAAIVALADKRIDVNGAARRALEASRISFASRDDAVNASGMEYGGITAFGLPVGWRILVDAAVLERKMIVMGAGIREAKLLLPPSALLSLSGVSVVSLAKPNS
- the hutH gene encoding histidine ammonia-lyase, which encodes MNIDIVPGANTLADWYAVYAQGATALLGDAARINVMRSAAMVDEMIAKGDPVYGVNTGFGNLSNRRIDAADLHTLQENLVLSHTVGVGDPLPEGVVRLVIALKLAALSLGASGVRGEVVGLLEQMLVRGVLPMIPGQGSVGASGDLAPLAHLSAVMIGRGRATFNGELLSGADALSRAGLNPVRFGPKEGLAMLNGTQVSTALCLAGMFEIWRVVQSSLAVAALTFEGALGSTAPLDPRIHALKPHRGQVEVAAALRNLLKESEFRELQRIKGRLQDPYSLRCIPQVMGACHEVFRFACAMLETEARSASDNPLILVDNGDVISGGNFHAEPVAFVADALANVAAETGGMAERRIAFLLDGSMSGLPPFLTGTSGLTSGFMSLQITAAALVAENRQRSHPASVESVPTVGNQEDHVSMATHGARRLLDMARNANSIVAIELLAATEAMDCHGALRSCATLELLRSAVRERVPSMATDWEFSSALDHAQSLVSSGELARLAGLDLVPRFET
- a CDS encoding ABC transporter permease produces the protein MKTQSRAGAWIAMIVGALYFLIPLAATFEFSLRMRRDAYSFDAYRVVLGDPHFQASFGYSVLMGLLTIVIGALLVVPTAYWVQLRLPRLRPVVEFITLLPLVIPAIVIVFGYLRIYNSSSILPLTGNERATDLLLVFGYVTLSLPYMYRAVDAGMRAVDVRTLTEAAECLGAGWTTILVRVIFPNVRSGILSGAFLTFAVVIGEFTLASLLDRPAFGPYLQLIGANRAYEPSALAIIAFVVTWASMGLIQVFGSARALAGHKT
- a CDS encoding Rrf2 family transcriptional regulator, with protein sequence MSANSRLTIATHILTWMALVARRETDPVTSDRIAASVNTNPVVIRRMLGYLARAGLVESYRGVNAGWRLARRADEITLLDVFDALEEGAQFALHASKPSQRCPVGKGIGSPLSRVYDSIDHGMRTTLARKTIKAILTETLASKR
- a CDS encoding ABC transporter permease subunit, producing the protein MSASPQPGASGPDLLTPAAPAPKSGPARAGAETSWLTYAGVLPFFAFALLFLLLPTAFLMIGAFQDAQGHFTLANLRELFQPAVLDAYWISVKVSVASAAGGALFGTLLAWAAVQGRLPAWMRPTLMTFSGVASNFAGVPLAFAFICTLGRVGLVTVLARKYLGFNLYSTGFSILSFLGLTITYLYFQIPLMVLILTPALDGLKREWREACDCLGGTAAQYWRHIGLPVLWPSLLGATLLLFANAFGAVATAYALTGSSLNIVPILLYAQIRGDVLHNQNLGYALALGMIVVTGLSNGGYIWLRARAERGRR
- a CDS encoding ABC transporter substrate-binding protein is translated as MTMKRIWACRVLSITTAAGLTGGGIDAASAAPPDALVAAAKQEGQLTTIALPHDWCGYGALIAAFEKKYGIHVNELNPDAGSGDEIEAIKANKGNKGPQAPDVIDVGLSFGPSAKNDGLLQPYKVATWDSIPAASKDADGYWYGDYYGVLAFEVNADMIDKPPADWGDLLKPEYKNAVSLAGDPRSANQAIQAVYAAGLSQGKGDATKADQAGLKFFADLNKSGNFVPVIGKAASLAQGTTPVIVRWDYNALADRDTLKGNPKVQVIVPKTGVVAGVYVQAISAYAPHPNAAKLWMEFLYSDEGQLGWLAGYCHPMRYNELVAQKKVPQALLAKLPPASAYSNAVFPTLEQQNATKDAVTKGWDQVVGANVK